One Salvelinus sp. IW2-2015 linkage group LG35, ASM291031v2, whole genome shotgun sequence DNA segment encodes these proteins:
- the LOC112067734 gene encoding cell adhesion molecule CEACAM20-like, with protein MDYTLFTAAIVFLTSGLCVGQNVLPPGPLTGAIGRRVTFTTTLSPPAKPFVSVSWTFNRVNIITSTTVNITNADYKDRISLDRTTGSLELWNLGLRDQGEYRVSIIPDGALELQGATTLDVYVLLSAATLTSPPATLIAGISSXNLTCEAAGNISSIQWIKDGLPLSPSNNITFSADNRTVYLSPVQDIDNGEYDCLVSNPVSNRTASHNLTVNFGPQNISIDGPLAASTGYRVTLSCSADSIPPATFTWMFNRTETGVNNTLYVIERMEALHIGNYTCTATNNITGLKDSVVHKLRGSSAAPIGSFALMVTSVMAAGLLQL; from the exons ATGGACTATACACTTTTCACAGCAGCCATTGTGTTTCTAACATCAG GTCTGTGTGTAGGTCAGAATGTGTTACCACCAGGACCATTGACTGGAGCCATAGGAAGGAGAGTGACGTTCACCACAACCCTCAGTCCACCAGCCAAACCTTTTGTCTCAGTGAGCTGGACCTTCAACAGGGTCAACATCATCACCTCCACTACGGTCAACATAACTAATGCTGACTACAAAGACCGGATCAGTCTGGACAGAACCACTGGCTCTCTGGAGCTGTGGAACCTGGGCCTGAGGGACCAAGGAGAATACAGAGTCAGCATCATACCAGACGGGGCTCTGGAGCTACAAGGAGCTACCACTCTGGATGTCTATG TGTTGCTATCTGCTGCCACCCTCACCAGTCCCCCAGCCACCCTGATAGCTGGCATAAGCTCCAGMAACCTGACTTGTGAGGCTGCTGGCAACATCAGCTCCATACAGTGGATCAAAGAtggcctccctctgtctcccagcAACAATATCACCTTCTCTGCAGACAACAGGACAGTCTATCTCAGTCCTGTTCAGGACATTGACAATGGAGAATATGATTGTTTAGTCAGCAACCCTGTCAGCAACCGGACAGCATCCCACAACCTGACCGTCAACT TTGGACCTCAGAACATATCAATAGATGGACCATTAGCAGCATCAACAGGATACAGGGTAACTCTGAGCTGTTCGGCTGACTCTATCCCTCCTGCTACATTCACCTGGATGTTCAACAGGACAGAGACGGGTGTTAACAACACCCTGTACGTCATAGAGAGGATGGAGGCGCTACACATTGGGAACTACACCTGCACTGCCACCAATAACATCACCGGACTGAAAGACTCCGTGGTCCACAAGCTGAGAG GCTCCTCTGCTGCCCCCATTGGGTCATTTGCTTTGATGGTGACCAGTGTCATGGCAGCAGGACTGCTGCAACTGTAG
- the LOC111958542 gene encoding cell adhesion molecule CEACAM1-like: MKVAAIFIFTMAVLSGSCYGLGVLPDGPLVAAVGNVTFTTAVDPAVNMSTIFWSANGLHIINATITHDSIRPGYEDRVTLDRTTGSLELRDLAPWDGAKYKVSLFLKEGSPLGGETRLEVYDGPENTTMKVTPLDVLYGSGSDLTLSCSAESSPPAQFQWDLNGTLLSNKGPELRLENIQASQSGSYSCWAHNTRTLRYZTSEPSDITVLESISGATFITSPNLRIIQGSSVTLTCDASCFNITRDRMKDGQHLSAGVNITISEDKTASINPVNTCANSPTQSALLRLNTV; encoded by the exons GGTCTTGTTATGGATTAGGTGTGTTACCAGATGGCCCCCTAGTTGCGGCAGTTGGAAATGTGACATTCACCACAGCGGTTGATCCAGCGGTCAACATGTCCACAATATTCTGGAGTGCGAATGGCCTCCATATAATCAACGCTACCATCACTCATGACAGCATCCGGCCTGGATATGAAGACAGGGTCACTCTGGACAGAACCACTGGTTCCCTGGAGCTCAGGGACCTGGCCCCGTGGGACGGTGCAAAATACAAAGTATCCCTTTTTCTTAAAGAAGGATCACCGCTGGGTGGGGAAACAAGGCTGGAGGTGTATG ATGGTCCAGAAAACACMACAATGAAGGTGACCCCTCTAGATGTACTGTATGGATCAGGGTCAGACCTCACTCTGTCCTGCTCAGCTGAGTCCAGTCCTCCTGCCCAGTTTCAGTGGGATCTGAATGGAACACTGCTGTCCAATAAAGGCCCAGAACTCAGGCTGGAGAACATCCAGGCCAGTCAGAGTGGTAGCTACAGCTGCTGGGCCCATAACACCAGAACCCTGAGGTACSAGACATCTGAACCTTCTGACATCACTGTGCTGG AATCAATATCTGGTGCTACCTTCATTACTTCCCCAAACCTTCGAATCATCCAGGGGAGTTCTGTAACCTTAACCTGTGACGCTTCTTGCTTCAACATCACCAGAGACCGGATGAAGGATGGTCAGCATCTGTCTGCTGGTGTCAATATAACCATCTCTGAGGATAAGACAGCATCTATCAATCCTGTGAATACCTGTGCAAACTCACCAACTCAGTCAGCTCTGCTGAGGTTGAATACAGTCTGA